Genomic window (Salinibacterium sp. M195):
GCGGTGAGGGATGCGCGGCTGAGTGCCGATGTGCAAACTCTCGCCGCCCGCATTGATGACCCCGGCACTCCGCAGAAGGCCAGTACCAAGAGCACAGCCCGACTGCGCGACGAGGTCGGCACCGCTGCAGGTGTCGACATCGTGGCATCCGCTGTTGCACGCTCGTACCGCAAACGCTCTGGGCAGGCGACGGGCTGGCCGCTCGTGTCGTGGATCGGCCGGTTGCGCGCTGACCCGCTCACCCGGCTGGGTCTTGGCCCGAAGCGTCGCGGCGATGACCCGGATGTTCACCGCACGAGCATGCCGCTGCTCAGCGCCGGCGCCCAAGCTCGGATGTCGATGGCCGTGCGCACGTTCACTGACGAAACCGTGGCGAGCGTTTCAGCTCCGTGGCGGGCTGCCGCCCGTACCACCGCGGAGCAGACTCTCGACGCTCTGCCCTCGACTCTCGATCTCGCGATCGCTCGCACGCCCTTGCCCGCGAAGGGTTCGTGGTGGTGGGTGCTGGTCGGCATCGTGCAGTGGATCGCCGTTGTTGCCGGACTGGGCGGGGCCCTGTGGTTGGTGGGTGCGGCGTTGCTGCCCACATTTGGCCTGCCCGCGTTCCCTCTCCCCGCCGTTGAGGAAGGTCCGTTGGCAGGGTGGACGATACCGACGCTGTTGCTGATTGCGGCGGTGCTGATCGGGATTCTGCTTGGTCTGATCTCGGCCGTTCTCAGCGCCTTGGCTGCCGGTGGCCGTCGCCGCCGTGCCCGCCGCCGTCTCCTCGCTGCCGTCGACGAAGTCGTGCAGCGGGATGTCGTGGCTCCCGTGGTCGCGGCGCTCGAGCAGGCGCGTGCGGTGTCGACCGCGCTGCAGATTGCGCGGCGCTAGCGCGTCAGCGTCAGCGGCGCTAGAACCCCACCTGCAGCACGAAGATGCCGGGGAAGATCGCAAACGCGATCGTGATGGGCAGGATGAGGAACACGAGCGGAAAGAGCATCGCGACCTCCTTCTTGCCGGCGAGCTCGAGCAGTTCACGCTTGGACTCTTCACGAGCATCCTGAGCCTGGGCTTGCAGCACCTCAGACAGCGGGCTACCGCGATCGAGGGCTCCCAAGATTTGGTCAACACAGCGCGAGAACGGGGCGAGTTCCAACTCGCGGGCGAGCACGCCCAGTGTCTCGCCAAAAGGAAGGCCTGTATTGACCGAAGAGACCACGCGAGCGAGCTCTCGCGACAACTCACCGCCGCCCACGTGCGAGACGCGACGGACGGCATCCAGGATTCCCTCGCCAGCCGACAGGCTGAGCGCCAAGAACTCGAGCACGACGGGCAACTCTGCAGTGAGACGACGGATGCGGTTCTTGGCTGCGCGTTGCAGCAGATAGTCACGCAGCGTGATGCCGGCAACACCGCCGACCACCACGAGCACTGCTTGGGCGGCGAATGGCACCTGTTGCCGATTCGCGACAGCGATATCGAAAGCCACGCCCACCATCGCACCGCCGAGAACGGCCAGGAGTTGCTGCGAGCGGTAGGCCTCGAGGGTGAGCTCGGAGCCAGATTGGCGGAGCCGTCGCAGGATCTGGTCGCTACCGCCGACGACCGACGCGAGCGTCTCGCGCAACCAGCGCGCGCCAGGAACGAGCAGAACTCCCAGCACCGGCAGCGGCCCGACCGAGCCTGGGGCCAAATGTTCCCGTGCACCGGCGGAGACGTCAATTACGTAAGGCGCAACTCTCGTCGCCAAGGTGGGTCGACTCAGCCGCGGAATGAGACTCAGAATCGACCACAGGCCGAGCCCGCCAGCAATTCCCGCGACAAGCGCCCAGGCCAGTGCATCACTCATGCGAACCACCGCGGTTGTTCGGGAAGGCGACCAATGCCCGCCATGATTCGATACGCAACAACAGAGAGCACCAGTCCGGCAACAATCAGGGCAGCACCGCCCGCTGAGTTATAAGCGAGTGCGGCTTCAGGCCGTGTGGTGAGCAAGAACAGCACCACCCACGGTGCGGCCAGACCGAGCCGCGCCGCATTCATCACCCAGGATTGGCGCGCTTCGATCTCCGAACGAATAGCTGCCTCCTGGCGCAAGTAGACGCTGAGACTGCGCAGAACATTTGTCAGTTCGCTGCCGCCCACTTCGCGCGACATCCGCAAGGTTTCAAGGATGCGGTCGGCAACCGGGTCGGCGAGCGCCACTTTCAGTTCGTCGACGGCTACCGAGAAGTTTCCTGTTGCCCGATAGCGCACAGCGAAGGCGACGAAAGCGGCGCGCGTTACCGCTGGCCCCGTCTGGGCGAGTGTCATGAGGCTGTCAGGAAGCGCAAGCCCCGACCGCACTGCCGACACCAACTGGTCAACGACATCGGGCCACACCACGCGAGTGGTTCGGCGACGCATGCGAGCACGCCAGCTGATCCCGAGCGTCGGCAACACGAGGGCGGCCGCGGCAGCACACAGCACGACGGCGAGTACCGATGTCAGCACAAAGGTGATGGCCGCTACAGCGAAGCTCAACGCGAGCGACACAATCACCACAACCACCGGACTAGTGGTCGGGAGCCCCGCCTGCACGAGTCGTTCGCTCAGGCGAAGTGAGAACGCCGAACGACCACGCACCCGGCGTTCGTCCGTAGCCGGCCAGAGAAAGGTCGCCGCGATCAAGACGACACCGACTGCGAGCACGATGCCCACGATCAGGCTCATGCGACAGCCTTCAACAGGTGCGAGACCGCGTCGATGCCTGTCGCGTGAAATTTGGAGAGCCGAGAGGGCACGGCACCCGTGTGGGCGAGTGTTCCGTCCACGATGCGGAAGAGCAGGCTGCTGTCGATAACCCCGTCGCTGACCTCACCGGTGAGTGACGAGATTTCGACCACGCGTCTCGTGCCGTCGGCGGTCAGTTCACAATGCACCACGACATCCACTGAACTCGCTACCGTCGGCACCACAAAACTGGAGTCGATGTTGCGGCCAGCAAGCAGCGGAAGCGTGCACAGTTTCACGAGCGCTTCGCGCGCACTGTTGGCGTGGATGCTAGACATTCCCGGCAGGCCACTATTGAGCGCAATAAGAAGGTCGAGCGATTCGGCATCACGCACTTCGCCAACGACTAGTCGTTCGGGGCGCATGCGCA
Coding sequences:
- a CDS encoding GTPase, with the translated sequence MSAAKPTLDERIAALRTVTEAGIGRIPSELMDDARALLKQAEARRSRSSEHTVVGVFGATGSGKSSLVNALVGAEVAVAHVRRPTTSQPLAALWDAAGSADLLDWLEIRERVERSTPIDPRASKLVLVDLPDVDSVEAGNRAVAERLAGQVDALIWVVDPQKYADDVLHAQFIAPHARHAAVTLVVLNQIDLLSADDRAAIVKSLQAIVERDGLPRARVLPVSARTGEGVDALRTAIGDLAATKAVRDARLSADVQTLAARIDDPGTPQKASTKSTARLRDEVGTAAGVDIVASAVARSYRKRSGQATGWPLVSWIGRLRADPLTRLGLGPKRRGDDPDVHRTSMPLLSAGAQARMSMAVRTFTDETVASVSAPWRAAARTTAEQTLDALPSTLDLAIARTPLPAKGSWWWVLVGIVQWIAVVAGLGGALWLVGAALLPTFGLPAFPLPAVEEGPLAGWTIPTLLLIAAVLIGILLGLISAVLSALAAGGRRRRARRRLLAAVDEVVQRDVVAPVVAALEQARAVSTALQIARR
- a CDS encoding type II secretion system F family protein, which codes for MSDALAWALVAGIAGGLGLWSILSLIPRLSRPTLATRVAPYVIDVSAGAREHLAPGSVGPLPVLGVLLVPGARWLRETLASVVGGSDQILRRLRQSGSELTLEAYRSQQLLAVLGGAMVGVAFDIAVANRQQVPFAAQAVLVVVGGVAGITLRDYLLQRAAKNRIRRLTAELPVVLEFLALSLSAGEGILDAVRRVSHVGGGELSRELARVVSSVNTGLPFGETLGVLARELELAPFSRCVDQILGALDRGSPLSEVLQAQAQDAREESKRELLELAGKKEVAMLFPLVFLILPITIAFAIFPGIFVLQVGF
- a CDS encoding type II secretion system F family protein → MSLIVGIVLAVGVVLIAATFLWPATDERRVRGRSAFSLRLSERLVQAGLPTTSPVVVVIVSLALSFAVAAITFVLTSVLAVVLCAAAAALVLPTLGISWRARMRRRTTRVVWPDVVDQLVSAVRSGLALPDSLMTLAQTGPAVTRAAFVAFAVRYRATGNFSVAVDELKVALADPVADRILETLRMSREVGGSELTNVLRSLSVYLRQEAAIRSEIEARQSWVMNAARLGLAAPWVVLFLLTTRPEAALAYNSAGGAALIVAGLVLSVVAYRIMAGIGRLPEQPRWFA